One window of Solwaraspora sp. WMMA2056 genomic DNA carries:
- a CDS encoding ATP-binding protein, whose protein sequence is MAGFVGRTRELGTLAAELDRIASARDDRPGRCLLIRGRRRVGKSRLVERFVDDAQVPYLYFTAAGAGTATELRQLVADAAESTLPGRDLIAAANPSDWDAAFRLLAAALPDDTPSVVVLDEVPCLMDPEQQFEGILQRAWDRLLSRKPVLLVLIGSDLAMMEALNDYRRPFHQRGREMVLGPLNPADLATMLDLPPADAIDAALITGGLPLVAAEWPPGTSLWDFLGVALADPTSALLVSAERSLAAEFPAQLQAREVLTAIGSGERTFTNIARTAGELSSTSLHRSLETLQVKRLVTGELPLSTRPSKDRRYRIVDPYLRFWLRFLAAAMPEIERGRGDLTLARIRTSFPSWRGRAVEPLIRDALARLLPDDSLPAAPAIGAYWTRSNDVEIDIVGADRAPIARELYFVGSIKWHDQAPFDGHDLSALFRHRAALTDEPVPTVAVSRSGASCRGLDVLYQPIDLLAAWQPAGG, encoded by the coding sequence GTGGCGGGCTTCGTCGGGCGTACCCGGGAACTCGGCACCCTCGCCGCCGAGCTGGACCGCATCGCCTCGGCCCGGGACGACCGGCCCGGCCGCTGCCTGCTCATCCGAGGGCGGCGGCGGGTCGGCAAGTCCCGCCTGGTCGAGCGGTTCGTCGACGACGCGCAGGTGCCGTACCTCTACTTCACCGCCGCCGGTGCCGGCACCGCCACCGAGCTGCGGCAACTCGTCGCCGACGCAGCCGAATCCACCCTGCCCGGCCGGGACCTGATCGCCGCCGCCAACCCGTCAGACTGGGACGCCGCGTTTCGGCTGCTGGCAGCGGCGCTACCCGACGACACTCCCAGCGTCGTCGTCCTCGACGAAGTGCCCTGTCTGATGGATCCCGAGCAGCAGTTCGAAGGCATCCTGCAGCGGGCCTGGGACCGGCTGCTGTCCCGCAAGCCGGTGCTGCTCGTCCTCATCGGCTCCGACCTGGCGATGATGGAGGCGCTCAACGACTACCGTCGGCCGTTCCACCAGCGCGGCCGCGAGATGGTGCTCGGCCCGCTCAACCCGGCCGACCTCGCCACCATGCTCGACCTGCCACCCGCCGACGCGATCGACGCCGCCCTGATCACCGGTGGGCTGCCGCTGGTCGCCGCCGAATGGCCGCCCGGCACCAGCCTCTGGGACTTCCTCGGCGTGGCGCTGGCCGACCCGACATCGGCGCTGCTGGTCTCCGCGGAACGGTCACTCGCCGCCGAGTTCCCCGCCCAGCTCCAGGCCCGCGAGGTGCTGACCGCGATCGGCTCCGGCGAGCGGACGTTCACCAACATCGCCCGTACGGCCGGCGAACTGTCCTCGACGTCGCTGCACCGGTCCCTGGAAACCCTGCAGGTCAAGCGGCTCGTCACCGGTGAACTGCCGCTGTCCACCCGCCCGTCGAAGGACCGCCGCTACCGGATCGTCGACCCGTACCTGCGCTTCTGGCTGCGGTTTCTCGCCGCCGCGATGCCGGAAATCGAACGCGGCCGGGGTGACCTGACCCTGGCCCGCATCCGGACGAGCTTCCCGAGCTGGCGGGGCCGGGCGGTCGAGCCGCTGATCCGCGACGCACTCGCCCGGCTGCTGCCCGACGACTCGCTGCCGGCGGCACCCGCCATCGGGGCGTACTGGACCAGATCGAACGACGTCGAGATCGACATCGTCGGTGCCGACCGGGCACCGATCGCCCGCGAGTTGTACTTCGTCGGCTCGATCAAATGGCATGACCAGGCGCCGTTCGACGGGCACGACCTGTCCGCGCTGTTCCGGCACCGGGCAGCACTGACCGACGAGCCGGTGCCGACCGTCGCCGTCTCCCGCAGCGGCGCGTCCTGCCGTGGGCTCGACGTGCTCTACCAGCCCATCGACCTGCTCGCCGCCTGGCAACCGGCCGGCGGCTGA
- a CDS encoding GNAT family N-acetyltransferase — protein sequence MVGTSNTLSRSRAEVTRSGRSEAAVRPAGYADLPVTARTHVEFLPVGLFPSLGAGFVRRWHRTYLDSRHGVGYVVTDPTTPHGDVVGFLLGTTDQAAHMAALFADRRALAALSVAGAGALVRRPRLASQLASRAVPWARQIAQRRSGQPAPAAGPADNPQVAVMVAVAVQPQWRGSGIGAELVRRFVEDARRAGAAEAELVTPVGSAGATGFYERLGWELGPCWHTRDGDQLQAYRQRLDADN from the coding sequence ATGGTAGGCACCTCCAATACCCTGTCGCGGTCCCGCGCCGAGGTGACGAGGTCGGGTCGCAGCGAAGCCGCCGTGCGGCCGGCCGGGTACGCCGATCTGCCCGTCACGGCCCGTACGCATGTGGAGTTCCTGCCGGTCGGGCTGTTTCCGTCGCTCGGGGCAGGCTTCGTCCGCCGCTGGCACCGCACCTACCTCGACTCCCGGCACGGTGTCGGCTACGTGGTCACCGACCCGACGACACCACACGGTGACGTTGTCGGATTCCTGCTGGGCACCACCGACCAGGCCGCGCACATGGCGGCACTGTTCGCCGATCGGCGGGCGCTGGCCGCACTGTCGGTAGCCGGTGCTGGTGCCTTGGTCCGCCGCCCACGGCTGGCCAGTCAGCTGGCTTCCCGGGCCGTTCCCTGGGCCCGCCAGATCGCGCAGCGCCGGTCCGGCCAGCCGGCTCCAGCAGCCGGGCCGGCCGACAATCCGCAGGTCGCGGTAATGGTCGCGGTGGCGGTGCAGCCGCAGTGGCGGGGCAGCGGAATCGGGGCGGAACTCGTCCGCCGGTTCGTCGAGGACGCCCGGCGCGCCGGGGCGGCGGAGGCCGAGCTGGTCACCCCGGTCGGGTCGGCCGGGGCGACGGGCTTCTACGAACGGCTCGGCTGGGAGCTCGGGCCGTGCTGGCACACCCGCGACGGTGACCAGCTTCAGGCGTACCGTCAGCGCCTTGACGCCGACAACTGA
- a CDS encoding PIN domain-containing protein → MSYWLMGADHGRAFISLTAGHEQAVSFATYGELLANAHRRRWGARRIEDLRSRLKSFVVVPYTYQVVELWAEMHAKLSGHLQKGGTNDLWTAACALALRPQLPVATNNLSDFGTISKSFPDLRLIHPDL, encoded by the coding sequence GTGAGCTATTGGCTGATGGGGGCCGATCATGGCAGGGCGTTCATTAGCCTCACTGCAGGTCACGAGCAAGCCGTGAGTTTCGCTACGTACGGTGAGCTGCTCGCCAACGCCCACCGTCGACGGTGGGGTGCTCGTCGCATAGAGGACCTGCGCAGCCGGCTCAAGTCCTTTGTCGTGGTTCCCTACACCTACCAGGTCGTAGAGCTTTGGGCAGAGATGCACGCGAAGCTCTCCGGGCATCTACAGAAGGGCGGCACGAACGACCTTTGGACCGCTGCGTGTGCCCTGGCGCTTCGTCCGCAACTGCCGGTCGCCACGAACAACCTGAGCGACTTCGGGACGATCTCGAAATCTTTCCCTGACCTGAGACTCATTCACCCTGATTTGTGA
- a CDS encoding class I SAM-dependent methyltransferase yields the protein MTTERIPDQQPLWDAWHASGRSTGRYAGHQRLRQTFTERMTRLPAARRVLDVGCGQGHDMLAMAAAGWHVTGVDLSPEAIRLARARVPEQSGQPDAAATELHVHDIAAGLPFATGRFDGVYSHLALHYFTERTTQHVFDEIGRVLRPDGVLAFCVKSTADPNYGKGEQFGPRIFSVDGHVRHFFDEEYTRKLLTGWRIEMLDHYDGRFESGRSSAFIGVVATRADAG from the coding sequence TTGACCACCGAACGCATCCCCGACCAGCAGCCACTATGGGATGCCTGGCATGCCTCGGGCAGGTCCACCGGGCGGTACGCCGGCCATCAGCGGCTGCGACAGACCTTCACCGAGCGAATGACCCGGCTGCCGGCCGCGCGACGGGTACTCGACGTCGGCTGCGGACAGGGCCACGACATGCTGGCCATGGCGGCGGCCGGCTGGCACGTGACCGGCGTCGATCTCTCGCCGGAAGCGATCCGGTTGGCGCGGGCCCGCGTACCTGAGCAGTCAGGCCAGCCGGACGCGGCGGCGACCGAACTCCACGTACACGACATCGCCGCGGGCCTCCCGTTCGCCACCGGCCGCTTCGACGGTGTCTACTCGCACCTCGCGCTGCACTACTTCACCGAGCGGACCACCCAGCACGTGTTCGATGAGATCGGCAGGGTGCTGCGGCCCGACGGCGTCCTGGCCTTCTGCGTCAAGTCGACCGCCGACCCCAACTACGGCAAGGGCGAGCAGTTCGGTCCTCGGATCTTCAGCGTCGACGGCCATGTCCGGCATTTCTTCGACGAGGAGTACACCCGTAAGTTGCTCACCGGCTGGCGCATCGAGATGCTGGACCACTACGACGGCAGGTTCGAGTCCGGCCGGTCCAGTGCTTTCATAGGTGTCGTCGCGACACGGGCCGACGCCGGTTGA
- a CDS encoding Fic family protein — protein MTAYLDVEDLLEIGSIVFGTPAKVRDYGLLASAAARPSTIVFGQEAYPDLAGKAASLLHSICGNHALVDGDKRLAWAAALVFINLDTGTPIPDVDVDRAEAFMLAVADGSLHEVDAIAAELRRLGVLDTLSS, from the coding sequence GTGACCGCCTACCTCGACGTCGAAGACCTGCTGGAGATCGGCTCGATCGTCTTCGGCACGCCAGCCAAGGTCCGCGACTACGGACTGCTCGCCTCCGCCGCCGCCCGACCGAGCACGATCGTCTTCGGGCAGGAGGCCTACCCCGACCTCGCAGGAAAAGCAGCCAGCCTGCTGCACTCGATCTGCGGCAACCACGCACTCGTCGACGGCGACAAACGCCTGGCGTGGGCCGCCGCACTGGTCTTCATCAACCTCGACACCGGGACGCCGATCCCGGACGTCGACGTCGACCGCGCCGAGGCATTCATGCTCGCAGTTGCCGACGGCAGCCTGCACGAGGTCGACGCGATCGCAGCGGAGCTGCGACGGCTTGGGGTCCTCGACACACTCAGCTCGTGA
- a CDS encoding endonuclease/exonuclease/phosphatase family protein: MRIVSVNTWGGALADELLPWLADCAADVACLQEVTRTPGLTGWTRFDDGDRALPQRANLFDDVRAVLPRHQAFFLTSDSGPVTDGTGARHRQDFGVATMTAERLPVVGVDSAFVHGEFIAHGKWTVADRPRVALAVGTVGRADGRRVWVVQVHGLRDPAGKADTPARRAQAVRLAELVQRVRDPNDLVVVCGDFNLLPDSATFDVLGDIGLTELVGAADTRTSHYPKPVRHASYLLVSDVAAVERFEIVRQPEVSDHRALLLDLRG, from the coding sequence ATGCGGATCGTCAGTGTGAACACCTGGGGCGGGGCATTGGCCGACGAACTGCTGCCCTGGCTGGCCGACTGCGCGGCGGACGTCGCCTGCCTGCAGGAGGTGACCCGGACGCCGGGCCTGACCGGCTGGACCCGTTTCGACGACGGCGACCGCGCCCTGCCGCAGCGCGCGAACCTGTTCGACGACGTGCGCGCCGTACTGCCCCGCCACCAGGCGTTCTTCCTGACCAGTGACTCCGGGCCGGTGACCGACGGGACGGGTGCCCGGCACCGGCAGGACTTCGGCGTGGCGACGATGACCGCCGAGCGGCTGCCCGTCGTCGGTGTCGACTCCGCCTTCGTGCACGGGGAGTTCATCGCCCATGGCAAGTGGACCGTCGCGGACCGTCCACGGGTGGCGCTCGCTGTCGGGACAGTCGGCCGCGCCGACGGTCGGCGGGTCTGGGTGGTGCAGGTGCACGGGCTACGTGATCCGGCGGGCAAGGCGGACACCCCGGCACGTCGGGCCCAGGCGGTACGGCTGGCCGAGCTGGTCCAGCGGGTACGCGACCCGAACGATCTGGTGGTGGTGTGCGGAGACTTCAACCTGCTGCCCGACAGCGCGACGTTCGACGTACTGGGTGATATCGGACTGACCGAGCTGGTCGGCGCGGCGGACACCCGTACGTCGCATTATCCGAAGCCGGTCCGGCACGCGAGCTATCTGCTCGTCTCCGACGTCGCCGCCGTCGAACGGTTCGAAATCGTGCGTCAGCCGGAAGTCTCCGACCACCGCGCCCTGCTCCTCGACCTGCGGGGCTGA
- a CDS encoding GNAT family N-acetyltransferase, with the protein MAVDGLKLDVYDADQAKAILDDLVGVYIEIYDEPADAFHGEDRYRRQINGHMTLPGWKLVTGRVGNELVGYAYGFPLSSDRWWTGLLTPVPDGFTSEDGRRTFAISELMVRKSWRRQGVARALHDELLGNREESRATLLADPKNAPAQAAYASWGWRTVAQLRPGWENSPIYDVLIRP; encoded by the coding sequence ATGGCGGTCGACGGTCTCAAGCTCGACGTCTACGACGCCGACCAAGCGAAGGCGATCCTCGACGACCTGGTCGGCGTCTACATCGAGATCTACGACGAGCCAGCCGACGCGTTCCACGGCGAGGACCGCTACCGCAGGCAGATCAACGGTCACATGACGCTGCCCGGCTGGAAGCTCGTCACCGGCAGGGTCGGCAACGAACTCGTCGGCTACGCCTACGGCTTTCCGCTCTCATCGGACCGCTGGTGGACCGGGCTGCTCACGCCCGTACCGGACGGCTTCACCTCAGAGGACGGGCGGCGCACCTTCGCGATCAGCGAGCTCATGGTCCGTAAGTCCTGGCGGCGACAGGGCGTTGCACGCGCACTGCACGACGAGTTGCTCGGCAACCGGGAAGAGTCGAGAGCCACCCTGCTCGCCGATCCGAAGAACGCCCCGGCGCAGGCCGCGTACGCCTCCTGGGGCTGGCGCACCGTCGCCCAGCTCCGACCGGGTTGGGAGAACTCCCCCATCTACGACGTCCTCATCCGCCCGTAG
- a CDS encoding Arc family DNA-binding protein, translated as MVTTVNLPDDLHARLKQIAETEHRSANATIVVAVEEYVARHSKRSKVRGLAADVAERHRELLDRLTQ; from the coding sequence ATGGTTACCACAGTCAACCTGCCGGACGATCTGCACGCGAGGCTCAAGCAGATCGCTGAGACTGAGCACCGGTCGGCCAACGCCACCATCGTCGTCGCCGTCGAGGAGTACGTCGCGAGGCACAGCAAGCGGTCCAAGGTGCGTGGGTTGGCCGCAGATGTGGCCGAGCGCCACCGCGAGCTGCTCGACCGACTGACCCAGTGA
- a CDS encoding MFS transporter, translating into MHASSTPNVTAAEATRRRDFRLYWIAGAVDQLGSQTSGIVFPLVTLAVTGSPAAAGLVGALALAGRLAAAPVAGVLADRLPRKQMMVVSLVVAAVVMATLFAGVAVGAVTLALLAGAAFVEGVAQSGYEAAGAGSIRRVLPADDKLALSRLEARNHAVQVVGPVIGGALYQLGRWVPFLVDAVSYVVSACLVSAIRTDLTPVRAERTSFLADLRNGLRFVWQQPFLRFVTIWAAAINFTFGALIYYAILTSGQQGAPAASIGLILAVASIGGLTGALAAPAVFARVRPMTVIVVSSWAMVALVVAMSQARQTWTYGLLFGLVFLLSPLLGVIFQSRVIALTPDELQGRVGTVMGTAGEVLQTPAPLLAGLLVAWYSPSAVALVFAALLALLAVYTTASLRHLRAGTEEGEDGSEPPPGPEPSSGPESEAEPKPESQVEEARR; encoded by the coding sequence ATGCACGCGTCCTCGACGCCGAATGTGACGGCAGCTGAAGCAACGCGAAGAAGAGATTTCCGTCTGTACTGGATCGCTGGTGCGGTCGATCAACTGGGATCTCAGACATCGGGGATCGTGTTCCCGTTGGTGACGCTGGCGGTCACCGGGTCGCCGGCAGCCGCCGGACTCGTCGGCGCGCTCGCGCTGGCCGGCCGGCTGGCCGCCGCTCCGGTGGCCGGCGTCCTGGCCGACCGGCTGCCACGCAAGCAGATGATGGTCGTTTCGTTGGTGGTGGCGGCCGTGGTGATGGCGACTCTGTTCGCCGGGGTCGCCGTCGGCGCGGTCACCCTGGCATTGCTGGCCGGTGCGGCGTTCGTGGAAGGCGTCGCACAGAGCGGGTACGAGGCCGCCGGTGCCGGGTCCATCCGGCGGGTCCTCCCTGCCGACGACAAGCTGGCCCTGTCCCGGCTGGAGGCGCGCAATCACGCCGTACAGGTCGTCGGGCCGGTGATCGGCGGTGCGCTCTACCAGCTCGGGCGATGGGTGCCATTTCTGGTGGATGCGGTTTCCTACGTCGTCTCCGCCTGTCTGGTGTCGGCAATTCGTACCGACCTCACACCGGTGCGCGCGGAACGTACGTCATTTCTCGCTGATCTGCGGAACGGGTTGCGTTTCGTCTGGCAGCAGCCATTCTTGAGATTCGTCACCATCTGGGCCGCCGCCATCAACTTCACTTTCGGCGCACTGATCTACTACGCAATTCTGACTTCTGGCCAGCAGGGCGCTCCGGCCGCGTCAATCGGGCTCATTCTCGCCGTCGCCAGCATCGGCGGCCTCACCGGCGCGTTGGCAGCGCCGGCCGTGTTCGCCCGGGTCCGACCGATGACCGTCATCGTCGTCTCGTCATGGGCGATGGTGGCCCTGGTCGTCGCCATGTCACAGGCTCGGCAGACCTGGACGTACGGCCTGCTGTTCGGCCTGGTGTTCCTGCTCAGCCCGCTGCTCGGGGTGATCTTCCAGTCCCGGGTCATCGCGTTGACCCCGGACGAGCTGCAGGGCCGGGTCGGCACCGTGATGGGCACCGCCGGGGAGGTGCTGCAGACCCCGGCGCCGCTGCTCGCCGGGCTGCTGGTGGCGTGGTACAGCCCGTCGGCCGTGGCGCTGGTGTTCGCCGCCCTGCTGGCCCTGCTGGCCGTCTACACCACCGCCAGCCTGCGGCATCTGCGTGCCGGCACGGAAGAGGGCGAGGACGGGAGCGAACCGCCCCCCGGGCCCGAGCCGTCGTCGGGCCCAGAGTCCGAGGCAGAGCCCAAGCCGGAGTCACAGGTCGAGGAGGCACGTCGATGA
- a CDS encoding helix-turn-helix transcriptional regulator yields the protein MDIGPTRREGVQVTARRHDLVRQRRTAGFSQEGLARLLQVDRTTIARWERGDTDPHPAVRARLAEALDLPIDQLDALFSAEPTNLALDSTDSGGTVAFGDTDGGDLVNRRAFAINTALAGLGIATPLRDWITSPQVPQHLGMEHMQQVSETILAFRRADAAVGGDSLCDVAIAMHRRLTRWEREASYSRQVGEALQDCLGDLEVQTGWLALDAERRQESRHYLHEAFVRARLRDDPRLEVRALQQLSMLVRDANPSESLRFADAAQRIAAPWATPRLKTLLHLRATLAHAKAGDASGFGRELVKAKTQFDRGTAVDDPPYLQFVNTLEMTGIEGAGHLALNRPDRASSLFAEGLVDPDPLFRRNLVLTRVDVADALYQQGDYVEAGRVANDVVPAVASIESRRTRKRLASLRADLGQTAPHVPAARDFIEAYDAAKVA from the coding sequence GTGGACATTGGTCCGACGCGACGGGAGGGCGTCCAGGTGACGGCACGGCGGCACGACCTGGTCAGGCAGCGCAGGACGGCAGGCTTCAGCCAGGAAGGACTGGCCAGGCTCCTACAGGTCGATCGCACGACGATCGCCCGGTGGGAGCGCGGTGACACAGATCCACACCCAGCGGTACGGGCACGACTCGCCGAAGCCCTTGACCTGCCAATTGATCAGCTCGACGCACTGTTCAGCGCCGAGCCGACGAATCTCGCTCTGGACAGCACCGATTCCGGCGGTACGGTGGCATTTGGGGATACCGATGGAGGTGATCTTGTGAACCGCCGTGCTTTCGCGATCAATACTGCTCTCGCCGGCCTCGGCATCGCCACACCGCTGCGCGACTGGATCACATCGCCGCAGGTGCCGCAGCACCTCGGCATGGAGCACATGCAGCAGGTCTCCGAGACGATCCTGGCCTTCCGGCGTGCCGACGCGGCGGTCGGCGGCGACAGCCTGTGCGACGTCGCTATCGCCATGCACCGCCGCCTCACCCGCTGGGAGCGCGAGGCGAGCTACAGCCGCCAGGTCGGCGAGGCCCTGCAGGACTGCCTCGGTGATCTGGAGGTCCAGACCGGCTGGCTCGCCCTGGATGCCGAGCGACGTCAGGAGTCCCGCCACTACCTGCACGAAGCCTTTGTCCGCGCCCGGCTCCGCGACGATCCTCGACTTGAGGTGCGTGCGCTGCAGCAGCTCTCGATGCTGGTGCGGGATGCCAATCCATCGGAGTCGTTGCGCTTCGCTGACGCGGCCCAGCGGATCGCCGCACCCTGGGCCACGCCTCGCTTGAAGACCCTGCTTCACCTGCGCGCGACGCTGGCCCACGCCAAGGCCGGCGACGCATCCGGCTTCGGACGCGAGCTGGTCAAGGCCAAGACCCAGTTCGACCGAGGGACGGCAGTCGATGACCCGCCATATCTCCAGTTCGTCAACACGTTGGAGATGACTGGTATCGAGGGCGCCGGTCATCTCGCCCTCAACCGACCAGACCGTGCATCCAGCCTCTTCGCTGAAGGTCTCGTGGATCCCGATCCCCTCTTCCGACGGAACCTCGTCCTTACCAGGGTTGACGTCGCAGATGCCCTGTACCAGCAGGGCGATTACGTCGAAGCCGGCAGAGTTGCGAACGACGTCGTGCCTGCCGTCGCCTCGATTGAATCTCGGCGGACGCGGAAGCGACTGGCGTCCCTGCGTGCCGACCTCGGGCAGACGGCTCCACACGTGCCGGCGGCTCGTGACTTCATCGAGGCGTACGACGCCGCAAAGGTCGCCTGA